Proteins co-encoded in one Haladaptatus sp. ZSTT2 genomic window:
- a CDS encoding OsmC family protein, with translation MATTNEPTEETRNDLDLNALFSTIDAVEDDPTLGEVTFRAETEWTGGVSCETRVSDFDHAGETIDSPEFVIESDEPTQLLGERAAPNPAELLLAALGSCLTVSYAAHGAALGVQLNSLRFEFEGDIDLRGFLGLADDVRNGFDEIEVTTYLDAEGTEAELAELREAAEGASSIMDNVMNAVTVSSELVTN, from the coding sequence ATGGCCACGACCAACGAACCCACTGAAGAAACACGCAACGATTTAGACCTGAACGCGCTGTTTTCGACCATTGACGCCGTCGAAGACGACCCCACACTCGGTGAGGTAACTTTCCGCGCAGAGACGGAATGGACGGGTGGCGTCTCCTGTGAAACGCGCGTCAGTGACTTCGACCACGCGGGCGAGACCATCGACTCGCCGGAGTTCGTCATCGAGAGCGACGAACCAACCCAACTGCTTGGTGAACGCGCTGCGCCGAATCCCGCAGAACTCTTGCTCGCCGCGCTTGGCTCGTGTCTCACCGTGAGCTACGCCGCCCATGGCGCGGCACTCGGCGTCCAACTCAACAGCCTCCGCTTCGAGTTCGAAGGCGACATCGACCTGCGTGGCTTTCTCGGGCTCGCAGACGACGTGAGAAACGGATTTGACGAAATCGAGGTGACGACCTACCTCGACGCTGAAGGCACAGAAGCGGAGCTTGCGGAGCTGAGAGAGGCTGCTGAGGGCGCATCGTCCATCATGGACAACGTCATGAACGCCGTCACGGTTTCGTCGGAACTCGTTACGAACTGA
- a CDS encoding DoxX family protein: MRTRFTELAPLPIRAVVVGILTIPAMSKFLNFSQSAGFFASLGFPVPEALVVVVGLIEVTAVIMIAFGIAGRVAALSLIPVMMVAMATAGPSWKNAVVLLGAMALFVFGTGAYSVYRLGELPGNPSAQPLSRGRTDSGR, encoded by the coding sequence ATGAGAACTCGTTTCACCGAACTCGCGCCGCTACCAATCCGCGCAGTAGTGGTGGGCATCCTCACGATACCTGCCATGAGTAAATTCCTGAACTTCAGCCAGAGCGCGGGCTTCTTCGCGTCGCTTGGCTTCCCCGTCCCGGAGGCGCTCGTCGTCGTAGTCGGTCTCATCGAAGTCACAGCGGTCATCATGATAGCGTTCGGGATTGCCGGTCGCGTCGCCGCACTCTCGCTCATACCCGTGATGATGGTGGCGATGGCGACCGCCGGGCCGAGTTGGAAGAATGCCGTTGTGCTCCTCGGGGCGATGGCGCTGTTTGTCTTCGGGACGGGCGCGTACTCGGTGTACCGCCTCGGTGAGTTGCCGGGAAATCCCTCTGCACAGCCGCTCTCACGCGGCCGGACGGACAGCGGTCGATAG